The following are encoded together in the Anoplopoma fimbria isolate UVic2021 breed Golden Eagle Sablefish chromosome 13, Afim_UVic_2022, whole genome shotgun sequence genome:
- the LOC129101402 gene encoding arrestin domain-containing protein 3-like — protein MSPIKDLNLVYEALNVEDTISPGDTIEGTVTFTLTKDTKVKSVSVKVKGDAHVHWSEGSGDNRRSYTSSRHYLKLKQPIIVKNEKGTELHKGVHHFKFRFTIPQGDMPSSFKGLHGRIVYMLEAKVSRSWRLPTSEQKMLKFVSKSSPQLGQVMCPQSGSVDKDMGMFSKGQVQMSATINTKVCSPGDTLSVVAKICNSSSKEMKPKFSLQQKTVYRASGRTNTSDQSLCKMVGETITQSSEETVSCQLSVPADVITLHNCEIISVEYYVMVYLDISFAIDPKVLLPVVIVPSGFSTLQPGEAMGPYPAGAFGAPSYSDFAPPAFPVGPYPVLAGSGPYGYPAPDPTQHANIPSGYDNPWPQQAAPYGFPTAAPSSAQYQAPTAPPLFQQGNVPPSYTSLFSPSQDFLGSTGSDQKN, from the exons ATGTCTCCGATAAAGGACCTCAATCTGGTCTATGAAGCTCTCAACGTGGAGGACACCATTTCTCCAGGAGACACCATCGAAGGCACGGTCACTTTCACTTTGACCAAAGACACCAAAGTGAAGAGCGTCAGTGTGAAAGTCAAAGGGGACGCGCACGTACACTGGTCCGAGGGCAGCGGAGACAACCGGAGGTCCTACACTTCCTCCAGGCACTACCTGAAGCTCAAACAGCCCATCATTGTGAAAAACGAGAAAG GCACTGAACTTCACAAAGGAGTCCATCACTTTAAGTTCAGGTTTACAATCCCACAGGG GGATATGCCTTCGTCCTTCAAGGGGCTTCATGGAAGGATTGTCTACATGCTTGAGGCGAAGGTGTCCAGGAGCTGGCGGTTGCCTACTTCAGAACAAAAAATGCTCAAATTTGTTTCAAAGTCATCTCCCCAACTTGGCCAAGTCATG TGTCCACAGTCTGGTTCAGTGGATAAAGATATGGGCATGTTCTCCAAAGGACAGGTCCAAATGTCTGCTACCATTAACACAAAAGTCTGCTCTCCAG GTGACACTCTGTCTGTTGTTGCCAAAATCTGCAATTCCTCATCTAAAGAAATGAAACCCAAATTCAGTTTGCAGCAGAAAACAGTGTACCGTGCCAGTGGCCGCACTAACACCAGTGATCAAAGTCTGTGCAAAATGGTTGGGGAGACTATCACACAGAGTTCAGAGGAAACTGTCTCCTGCCAGTTAAGCGTTCCTGCCGATGTCATCACTCTCCATAATTGTGAAATCATCTCAGTTGAATATTACGTTATg GTGTATTTGGACATCAGTTTTGCCATTGACCCGAAGGTGCTGTTACCCGTGGTCATAGTTCCTTCTGGTTTTTCTACCCTTCAGCCTGGTGAGGCCATGGGGCCTTACCCGGCTGGGGCTTTTGGGGCCCCAAGTTACAGCGACTTCGCTCCCCCCGCCTTCCCTGTTGGACCTTATCCTGTACTTGCAGGTTCAGGTCCTTATGGGTACCCGGCACCAGATCCCACTCAACATGCAAACATACCGAGTGGATATGATAATCCGTGGCCACAACAGGCTGCTCCGTACGGTTTTCCAACTGCAGCTCCATCCTCAGCGCAGTATCAAGCCCCTACTGCTCCACCTCTGTTTCAACAGGGAAACGTACCTCCATCTTATACGTCCCTTTTCTCCCCTTCTCAGGACTTTCTCGGTAGCACCGGGTCAGATCAGAAAAACTGA
- the si:dkey-245n4.2 gene encoding uncharacterized protein si:dkey-245n4.2 translates to MGRRMLLCVYLLIFVIFQEASGLKIQNKLLVKCLQVQRGTLGGRVSLGDCRPDSALQEWRWLPESQALSNHHTGECLTAPGEQYEGVHLQPCIFRPESDKNDAGVAAVDKGREASSQAWSCSKKGHLTLVGRGLHLSATQESTLVFLLREYKQPGSRWRALDNQTLCNGRNNQHQPHHNLGKSLEARTSSISDNKGEPLEGMLAVEVTETYPVMDVPLSSQSTKSPADPTMVFFSIDYGMGWKITMLVLSSLALVLGTVILILNVYSNRRKKVVCVLKSYTPRPEVSVPGSPVPSERAPLTEHAMRLPHSSPSLQRGEILIEWKDGTVTPLYEA, encoded by the exons ATGGGAAGAAGAATGCTGCTGTGTGTCTATTTGCTCATCTTCGTCATTTTCCAAG AGGCGTCTGGCTTGAAGATTCAGAACAAGCTGCTGGTGAAATGTCTGCAGGTGCAGAGAGGAACTTTGGGAGGCAGAGTGTCTCTGGGTGATTGCAGACCAGATTCAGCCTTACAGGAATGGCGTTGGCTCCCGGAGAGCCAGGCTCTCAGCAATCACCACACCGGGGAGTGTCTGACTGCACCGGGAGAGCAGTATGAAGGTGTCCACCTGCAGCCTTGCATCTTTAGGCCAGAAAGTGACAAGAATGATGCCGGGGTGGCAGCGGTGGATAAAGGCAGAGAGGCAAGCAGCCAGGCATGGTCCTGTTCCAAGAAAGGCCACCTCACCTTGGTAGGGAGGGGGCTGCACCTCAGTGCAACACAAGAATCCACTTTGGTCTTCCTTTTGAGGGAATATAAGCAG CCTGGCAGCAGGTGGCGGGCACTTGACAACCAAACACTGTGCAACGGGAGAAACAACCAACACCAACCTCACCACAATCTGGGGAAATCGTTGGAAGCTAGGACAAGTTCCATCTCTGACAATAAGGGTGAACCAT TAGAAGGTATGCTGGCAGTTGAAGTCACAGAAACATATCCTGTGATGGATGTGCCTCTTTCATCCCAGAGCACCAAGTCCCCTGCAGATCCCACCATGGTTTTCTTCAGTATAGACTATG GAATGGGCTGGAAAATAACCATGCTGGTACTAAGCTCTTTGGCTCTGGTCCTGGGCACTGTGATTCTCATCCTCAATGTTTACTCCAACAG GAGGAAGAAGgtggtgtgtgttttgaagTCGTACACTCCGAGGCCTGAGGTGAGTGTTCCTGGGTCCCCGGTGCCCAGTGAAAGAGCCCCGCTGACAGAGCATGCCATGCGCCTCCCGCACTCCTCCCCCTCTTTACAACGAGGGGAAATCCTGATTGAGTGGAAGGACGGAACTGTTACTCCACTTTACGAGGCCTGA